Proteins from a single region of Campylobacter concisus:
- the gmd gene encoding GDP-mannose 4,6-dehydratase, with translation MDKKVALITGITGQDGSYLAEFLLKKGYVVHGVKRRTSLFNTDRIDHLYQDPHVDNRNFFLHYGDMTDSMNLTRIIQEVQPDEIYNLAAMSHVHVSFETPEYVANADGTGTLRLLEAIRILGLEKKTKIYQASTSELYGKVQETPQSETTPFYPRSPYAVAKMYAYWITVNYREAYGIFACNGILFNHESPVRGETFVTRKITRAASKIALGLQDKLYLGNLDAKRDWGHAKDYVKMMWMILQAPEPEDWVIATGQTTAVRDFVKFAFAYAGINLRFEGVGVDEVGVVDSLNFEKAKELNLDISHLSIGQTVVCVDPRYFRPTEVDLLLGDPSKAEKKLGWKREFNLQDLVNDMMKSDLKLMTKDVYLKDGGYEIMSYFE, from the coding sequence ATGGATAAAAAAGTAGCATTAATAACTGGTATAACTGGTCAAGATGGATCGTATTTAGCGGAATTTTTACTAAAAAAGGGCTATGTAGTCCATGGTGTAAAAAGGCGAACGAGTCTTTTTAATACAGATAGGATAGATCATCTTTACCAAGATCCACACGTTGATAATAGAAATTTTTTCTTACATTATGGTGATATGACGGACTCTATGAATTTAACAAGGATCATCCAAGAAGTACAGCCGGATGAAATTTATAACCTAGCTGCCATGAGCCACGTGCATGTAAGCTTTGAAACTCCAGAATATGTCGCAAATGCTGATGGCACAGGCACTCTTAGACTACTTGAAGCTATAAGGATACTAGGGCTTGAGAAAAAAACTAAAATTTATCAGGCATCTACCTCTGAGCTCTACGGAAAAGTACAAGAGACACCGCAAAGTGAGACTACACCATTTTATCCAAGAAGCCCTTATGCAGTCGCAAAGATGTATGCATACTGGATAACGGTTAATTATAGAGAGGCTTATGGTATTTTTGCTTGTAATGGCATATTATTTAATCACGAATCACCAGTTAGAGGTGAGACATTTGTAACTAGAAAGATCACAAGGGCAGCTAGTAAGATAGCGCTTGGGCTTCAAGACAAGCTTTACCTTGGAAATTTAGACGCCAAAAGAGACTGGGGTCATGCAAAAGATTATGTAAAGATGATGTGGATGATACTACAAGCCCCAGAGCCAGAAGACTGGGTGATAGCAACTGGACAAACAACAGCAGTTAGAGATTTTGTAAAATTTGCATTTGCTTATGCTGGCATAAATTTGAGATTTGAAGGGGTTGGCGTAGATGAGGTAGGAGTCGTTGACTCACTAAATTTTGAAAAAGCAAAAGAATTAAATTTAGATATATCACATTTAAGTATCGGACAAACTGTGGTTTGCGTAGATCCAAGATATTTTAGACCAACGGAGGTTGATTTGCTACTTGGAGATCCGAGTAAAGCAGAGAAAAAACTAGGCTGGAAGAGGGAATTTAATCTTCAAGATCTAGTAAATGATATGATGAAATCGGACTTAAAGCTCATGACAAAAGATGTCTATCTAAAAGATGGCGGATATGAGATAATGAGCTATTTTGAGTAA